The genomic window GTTATGGTTTACAAATTAAACCAACCATTTATCCTTTCTGAAACTGTTGGTCAGTATGACGTTACCGTAAACGTATTCGGTGGTGGAAATACAGGTCAGGCAGAAGCTATCAGATTAGGGATTTCAAGAGCTTTATGCGAGATCAACGCTGAGTTCAGATTAGCATTGAAGCCTGCTGGTTTACTTACAAGAGACGCAAGAATGGTGGAAAGAAAGAAGCCAGGTCAGAAGAAAGCAAGAAAGAGATTCCAATTCTCAAAACGTTAAGATTTGCTGTTGGCGAATGGCTTATGGCTATTGGCTACAGAAATGTACTACATTTTATTTAAACTTAATCTCGGCGAAAAGCCCGCTGCTGTCAGCAAAAAGCCAGACGCCCATTGCCCGTTACGTTTAGCATCCAAACGCTTCTCCCATCTAAAGAAGTTGTTGATTGTTTAAAAAACGGAAAGTAAACTAACAAAAACAGAAAACATGGCAAAAGCAAATGTAAAAGACCTTTTAGAGGCTGGTGTACACTTCGGTCACATGACCAGAAAGTGGAACCCAAATATGGCTCCATACATTTTTATGGAGAAAAACGGTATTCACATTGTAGACTTACATAAAACAGCTGTTAAATTGGATGAAGCGTGCAGCGCTTTAGAAAAATTAACTTCTGCAGGTAAAAAAGTTCTTTTCGTAGCTACTAAAAAGCAGGCGAAAGAAGTAGTGGCAAAACACGCTTCTGAACTGAATATGCCTTATATTACAGAAAGATGGCCTGGTGGTATGTTAACAAACTTTGTTACTATCAGAAAGGCTGTTAAAAAAATGAACTCCATCGACAAAATGAAAAAAGATGGGACGTTCGAAACATTATCTAAAAAAGAAAGATTACAGGTAGACAGACAAAGAGCTAACCTTGAGAAAAACTTAGGTTCTATCTCAGACATGGTTCGTCTTCCTTCTGCAATCTTCGTTGTAGATATCATGAGAGAACACATCGCCGTAACTGAAGCTAAGAAATTAGGTATTCCAGTTTTCGGTATTGTGGATACAAACTCTGACCCAAGAAAAGTAGACTTCGTTATCCCAGGAAACGATGATGCTTCAAAATCTATCGATATGATCTTAAACATCGTTTCAGATTCTATCAAAGAAGGTCAGTCTCAGAGAAAAGCTGATAAAGAAAAATCTAAAGAAGAAGGAGAAGTAGTATCTGCTGATAAAGATGCTGATTTCGATGCTGAATAATTAAAGATTTTCTTTAAAAAATAAAAAGCCGCTGAATCTTAGATTCAGCGGCTTTTTATTTTGATGTATGAAGAAATTACTGATGCTGAAGTCAAATATCAATTTGAAACCGCTGTACGGTGCGGTCCTGATACGAATTTTGTTTTCTGATAGACTGCATTACAAACCATACCGGAAAGATTATAATTCTGGTTTTTAGGGACCATCACCGCTCCGATTTTACCGGCTGCGATCGGAACTTTCTTAAAATAGTTGTTTCCGCTGATGGTTAGCACCATATTGCATCGGGATTTGTTCTCTACCGTTACGGAGGTCTTATCCTGATCGGCAGATCCGTTTAGAATATCCGTTAAGACCGCAGCGGTTTCCGATTTGTAAGTTTTGCTTAATGTCTGGTATTCTATTTCCGTCTGATTGGCCGGTGTTGTCCGTGTACCGGTATTGGAAATAGCAGGAGCAGATCTCCTTACAGGGGTAGAGACGGTTTTATGATGGGTAGCTTCACAGCTGTTAAGCGCTACCACAGCAAAGAGGATGAGAAATGCCTTGACGTCTTTGGTATTCATATTTCTGATGGTAAATTTAACCTTTGTTTTTAGAGGAAAACAATTTATTTAATGGTCCTGACCGGATTATTGATCGTTAAGAACATACTCTTATTCAAATCCTTTTTGGAAGAGTACAGGATATCACAGACATTACTTGCCAACGTATAATTTCCTTTATTAACAACAATAAAATTCTCGCTTTTTGCAGGCACTGCCATATTATAAAAATCTTTTCCGCTAATTCTTACAACGAGATTACAATCGGAATTATTTCGGAACAGAAGAATTACTTCTTTGCTCGTGATATCTTCATTAAACATAGCGTTCAGAAGTTTCACCGTTTTGTCCTGATGTTCTTTTGAGGTTGAAGCAAGAAGACGCTTATATTCCTCTGCTTCAGAAGAGTTGGAGCCGTTCATGATATGACTGGGAATTTCCGAGATAACAGGCCTTGCTTCCATAGGATGTGCGTTCTTTCCTTCTTTAGTCCATTCGGTATTTTTTAAGGCTATCAGTTTCGGCTTCAGAACACTTTTTCTCGGATCATCAGGATGGCAGGTTTTCAGGAAATATTCTATCTCCGGAATACTTTTGCTTTCTAGAATATTCTGAAAAGCACTTTCGGAAGAATTTACCTTACAGGAAGTGAGGAGAGAGCATAAAGAGATAATCAGAGTAATTTTTTTCATGGTAAGTTTTATGTTTATATATGACGATAAAAGGTTGTAAATGTTACAGCCTTAAATGCATTTTAGTCAGATTAAAATAAAATTACTCGGAAATTACCGTTGATGTTGAAATGTTTGTGTGCTTCGAAATAATGGTGTTTTTCATCATAAGTTTTTTTGTCTTTAGTTGATTTTAAATTTAATATACGTAATCGTTTTTCCTTTTGCTGAAAAGAGTTCTTCGTAATAAGTTCGGATGTCTTTCAGGTGAGGGGTATCCGGATTGTATTCTACCGCTCCGTAAATATCGTGATGAGCCGTTAGGATTTCATAGCCTGCTCCCTGCAGATAGCCTAAGGTATAGCCGTGAAGGAATTCCGAATCGGTTTTCAGGTGAATAATTCCGCCAGGCTTAAGGAACTTTTTGTAACGGTTTAAAAAGTCAGGGTGGGTGAGCCTGTGCTTGGTACGTTTGTATTTGATCTGCGGATCTGGGAAAGTAATCCAGATTTCATCCACTTCGTTTTCCCCAAAGAAATAATCAACAAGCTCGATCTGGGTTCTCAGAAAGGCTACGTTATGCATTCCGTTTTCCACGGCTTCTTTTGCCCCGAACCAGAATCTCGCGCCTTTAATATCTATGCCTATAAAGTTCTTATCGGTGAATGTCTTGGCAAGACCTACGGTATATTCTCCTTTTCCGCAGCCCAGCTCCAGAACAATCGGATTTTCATTTTTGAAAAAATCCGTTCTCCACCTGCCTTTAAGATCAAAGCCATTTAAGGCTTCTTCTCTGGTCGGCTGGATAACGTTTGGTAATGTTTTGTTTTCTGCGAATCTTGCTAATTTATTTTTACCCATGAGAAATTTATAAAATCCCGCAAAAATAGCGAATTTTACACAAATGCCTCTTTTTTAGAGGTAAAAATAATGCTGACGGACCTTATTTCTTCAGAGAACTTCCCAAAGCAACCATCAGAGGTTTCTGAATTGTTTTTTGAGACGCATACTGTGCACCGCAGACAATACTTGTAAAGAGATAATCTCCTTTTTCTACAACAATTGAGTTGTCGCCATGGGAAGGAACAGGAAGCCTGTATTTGGTCGTGCCGATTCCTTCGATCCTTACAATGATATTACAGTCGGATTTATTTTCGATCATGACGATGCACTCCTTAGCGTTCGGATCATTATCGAAAAGGGAATTTAAGATTTTTACGGTTTTATTTTTGTGCTCTGCCGGATTTTCAGACATCAGCATGTTAAATTCTGCCGCTTCGGTATCCGGAATAGCTGAAACGGTTGCTGTTGCCACGACCGCAGGCGCAACATATACATTTTTCGGGTTGCTGGGGGTGTAGACGATTGCGGCCTGACCGACCTGCAACTCTTTCTGGTATTTGGCGATTTGCTTCTGCTTGATGATGGCATTCATCTCATCAAAAGAAATCTTTGTGGAAGGACGTCTTTTCAGCATGGCCAGCCAGTCCTGCATCTGCCTTACTTTCAGATCTCCGGGTTTCGCATTTTTGATGTATTCTTTCATCATCTCCATTACGCGGGGCTTCAGTACGGATCTCCTGGGGTCGTCCGGGTGGGCATCGCGTAAAAAGGCATTGATCTCATAGATGCTTTTGCTCCGTAAGATATTGCTGTAATCTTTTCCTTTCGACTGTGCTGAAAGATTCAGGAAAAGCATGGCACTGAAAAATATAAGTAATTTTTTCATTTACTGATATTTAAGGATTAAAAAAGGAATAAACGCTCTTGCTCTCTTTTAATTGACTTCTTCAGGTTATTGATGGATAAATTGCAACGGCAATTGCACCAGCTGATGCTTACGCACAAATTTTTGCTAAAAATAAACATTATTTGAATAAAACAAAAAATGTATACTGCGATTTTGCAATATACATTTTTAATTTTTATAATTGATAGTTATATTATTTTACAACATCCTGAAGGTGAGAGTTTTTCAGCCTTCGCTGGTAAATCGGCAGGTATTTTTCGATGGGAATTTTTATTGCTTCAAAGTTCCCCGCCATTACATAAGGCTCAACATTTTCCGAAGTGTATACAAACTGAAGGAAATTGTCGATCAGATTTTCAGGAATTTTAAATCTTGTGAAATAGTCTTTTCCTAAATAGTTTTTAATCTGGGTAATAGAATTGTTCATTCTTTCGTATGCTACGTAGCGCTGCTTTTTCTTTCGTTCCCCGGAAAGAATATCATAAATACTCTCGAGGCTGAATGTAAGTCCGCCATCCCTAAGCCCGGCTACCGGCAGTTGCGGTGGTGTCCCGTCGCCTTTCGGTTCCGGCAGACCAATTACTTTTTTGATGGCCAGTGCCTTATCCTCTTTACGGATTGAGTTGATATCGTATCTCAAATTCCCTGTAGGTCTGAAACGGTTGATTACCACTTCCTGGATATCGTGGTAAGCAATTTTAAGCTCTACTAGATTTTGCTGATCCATCATCTGCTGTGTCAGTTTAATATCTTTCCGTTCTGTCACGATAGAGGTAAAACGGATGACGTCTCCTGGATTCGCCTGGATGGAAAAATCACCGTTATAATCACTTAGAACTGTTTTCAGCGTATTAAGATTCGTAACGTAGATCTGATTGAGATACAATACGGAATTATCCCTCAGGAATACTTCGCCGGAATAAGATTGTGCGTTAATTTTTGCCAGAAAAACCAACAGCAATAGGGTAAATAGCTTCTTCATAGAATATGGCAAAATTACACAGAAATTGTACCAACTTATACCTGTCTTAGCGATGAAAACAGGTTAAAGTTATATTAAACTTTAATCTAAAACTGTTAAGGAATGTTATAAGGTTTTATTTATTTAAAAATATTATGATCAGCTGCCGGATTTCTTATTTAAATTAATAATTTTTTACCAGCAGCCAGCTTGTATATTTCACGGTCGTTGAGCCTCCGAATTCCGTCCAGCTGATAAAATACCAGTAAGTTGCCGTATTGACAGGGCGTCCTGTTATTCTCCCGTCCCAGATAAACTTATTGCTAGAGGAACCCCTAAAAACTTCGGCACCATACCGGTCGAAAATCCTGAATATGACGTTTTCGTTATTCATTAAAGCGGAATAATCGATCACATCGTTATAGCCATCCAGATTCGGCGTAATCGTATTAATAAGATTAATGATTACGAAAGTTCTTGTTGCCTCTTCGCATCTATTGGAATCACGTACGTGAACGACATGATTTCCTCGCGGTACGTTATTGAATACGTTGGAGCTTTGCCAGCTTGTACCGTCCAGAGAATACTCATAAGGTGGGGTACCGCCGCTTACTCCGATGGTTACTGTGTTGCCGTTAATCTCAATCGTGGTAATCACTGGAAGCGTAGATTCGGTAACATCTACCGTCTGCCGGTAAGTACATCCATCAAAAGTAAGATCTACATAATAGGCTCCTGAAGAAACGTTGGAAATAGACTGGGTCGTGGCACCTGTACTCCAATGGTAGCTGTCAAATCCAGGTCCAGCATCAAGAGTCGTCAGTGTACTAGGGCAGATAATTTTATTAACCAGCACCGTCGAATGTTTTGGAATTTTAACCGTTACGGTAATTGATGCAACATTTGGGCATACACCGGACTTTTGGAATCTTATGTAGATCGTCGTTGAGCCGGTTAAATTCATAGGATTCGACAGTACGGCTGTATTATTCTGTGCGTCCAGCAGAGTAGGATGAAAGGTTGCCGTTACCAGCGGATCTGTTGTAAACTGATTGATAAAAGACTGCAGGTCGATCGATTTGGTGCCGTCCAGATCATCATCGCACATCGTAACGGTATGCGTTGTTTTCAGCAAAGGAATTTTAGCACCGATGGTAAACGTTAGCGGCTTTATGACCGGTGGACATCCGTCCGGAGATTCCACTCTGATATAAATCGTCGTCGTGGTAGTATATGACCAGTTGTTGGGAAGGGTATTGGTACCTCCCGAAGTGGCTGAAGTAAGGTCCCCATAATATTTTACAATGGTAAAATAAGAAGGATTGCTCAAAACAATAGGGGTGATGTCGGAAAGCGTAACATTCACCACGCCATCTAAGTTGTCATCACAAAAGATTCCTGTATAATTACTAAGTACATTCGCAAAAGGATATAGGTTTAGCGTAATCTGTGCAATAGCTTTACATCCTATATTATTTTTTACGACTGCATACACAATGGTTCCGTTAGAAGCAGTATATGCTGTAGGATTGGCAATCGCTGTTCCGGTAGTTTCGTTCTGTGCATTGAGCAGGGTGGTGTAATAGGTCGTTGTAACCGGAGAATTGGTGGTCACGTTTGCGGTAGTTAAATTAAATATCCCCTGCCCGGATCCGTTGTCACAGGCTTTGAGCGTCGTATTATTTACTGTCAGAACCTGAATGTCCATGGTTACTGTTACCGTTTCGCAATCGGGAAAATCAGGATTGTTTCCGCAGAAGGTATAACTGAAGGTATCGGTTCCTGTAGTTCCCGGATTGGTTACTGTATAAGTGATTACGCCGGTCGCCGGATTGATTGCAGCAGTACCTAATGTAGGAGCTGTAAGAATGGCTACTGTCGAAGGTACTGGCGTCTGGCTCGAATTCGTAAAAGCCGGTGTAATGGTTTTTGTTGTACATACGCCATAAGTCGCATTGGTAAGACGGGTACAATTTAATACTTTAAACTGTTCGGTGATTAAAGGAGCACAGCTTCCCATAGTAACGGAACATGTGTAATAGCCGGGCTGCGTCGGAGTAATTGACGAACCGGTAGCGCCCGGAATCAGTACACCGCCGACATACCATTGGTAAGTATCATAAATGATTGGGTCAACCGTAAGCACAATTCCGGGGATACAATTGCCTCCTGATCTCAGGATCACCGGTTGTGTTGGAAATCCTGCGAAAAAACCACCGTAACCCACGGCGTCACTTCCTGCATTGATTCCTGCCGTAATCGCTTTTGAGGAATTAACGGTGATGGTTCCGGTAATATTGGGAATACCATAGGTCACCCAGTTGTTGGTTCCTGTCATATCGAAAGGACCTGTGGTAGCCGGCGGAACAGTTCCGTTTACGGTAACAACGGCCCCTCTTTCGGTAATGAGATTCAGTTTGGTAGGAATGTTTAAAATTCCGCTCGGGTTGCCGTTGGAATAGACAAAATTCTCGTCGATAAAACCAAGCTCATTAATCTGTTTCGGAAGATAACAGTTGAGCGCGGGAATAAAATTAAAACCTCCCGTAGCTGCTTCAGCTCCGGCAGTGTTTGCCCCGGCAAGCACCTGGTAGATATAAGCATTTTTAGATGTTCTGATATATAGATTGTAATGCCCGTTCCCCTGAAGCTGGTATTTGGTATCCGGAATCATGAAATATTGCCCGATATTTAAAGTGGCAATAGGAGTGGTTTCATTGTTTACCCGAACTTCCGTATTGTTTTCAGTGGCTATTACAAGAGCGCCTTCCATATTGGCCCCTATACTTCCGTTGCCCTTTACCAAAGCAAATTCATTTCCCAGTCTTTCCACGGGAACGGCCTGGTCCATCAAAATATCAGAGCTTGAAGGAAAGTTTCCGGCATATTGCCCGTTAAAGTTTCCGTTGGTAACATTTATATTTTTATTGGCTACAATTTTAGCTCCGATAAAGCCGTCGAAATTTCCCGTATTGGTTCCGATCCCATCGATGATATAAGACTGCCCTTTATTTAAAGTGAAAGTCATCGTCGGAGTAGTAGTTCCGGTAGTTCCGTTTGAAAATTGTACGGTAGGTTTGTATCCTGATATCGTAACTGTGGTATTGTCGTCCGTAGCGAGTACACTCGTCATGAAATTCAGGATCGAGTTGTTCACGGTAATCGGCGCATTGGCTGCGTAGAAGAGTTTTCCGGTAGAAGGAATTCCTTTTGAGGTAATAATTTCCGCATGATTGAAAACCGAAAACCGAAGGTTGGCATAAAAAGGGAATTCGGCTTTTACGTAAATTCCTTTTGTTGTTGGTGTGAAAAGGTCCGTCTGTTGCGTCGTAATAATGTAATCCCTTAAAATATCTACTTTCTGAGGATTTCCTTTACTGATTGTAACCGTTGCGATGATTGTGTTATTGTTATAGATGTTCACCGGAAACGGTGTTGTACGGTTGGTGGAAAGGTATAATTTCTGATAGGGATTGGAATTTCCCGTCCTGTCTACCATCGGGGCGAACCAATGTTCCCTATCCAGCTGAGCAAATGTAAAGGTGAAAAAATAAAATACAAATAGAAAGGATAGAATTTTCTTCATTTAGGTAGCCTTTAACACAAATTTAATAATAAAAAGCATTATCCTGTTAAAAAATTAACAAAAAACCATGATTTCAAAATCATGGTTTTCAGTATTTTACTATAAGGTTATAATCGACATTTTCATAGAAAGCGGTTGGAGTATTCAATCCGAAGCTAGGGCTCGCTGTAATCCACTTCATGTACTTTGTTATCATTAAATCTAAAAAGATAAAAAAGCACAGTTTCAGAACTGTGCTTTTAGTAATTGGTTTCAATTTTAATTTAATCTCTGTTCTTAACAACAATCCATCCCGAATACTTTATCGGTGTTTGTTTGCTGTTCGGCTCGTTCCAGCTCAGATCGAACCAGTAGTTTCCGGTAGGTACTTTTTTACCTCCAATGGCGCCGTCCCACTTATATCCGTTGGTTTTATTTCCCTGGTGCATTTTTGCTCCATACCGGTCATAAATATTAAAGACAAAATTCGGTTTATAAGCCAGTGCGGAGTAATCCAGTACGTCATTAACGCCGTCTCCGTTTGGTGTGATGATGTTGATGAGGTTCGGTACCGTAACTTCTACATCAATAGGATCACAGTCATAAGCATCTTTCAGATAAAATGTATGGTTTCCTCTGGCAACATTGGTAAATACATTAGAATCCTGCCAGTTGATGTTATCGATCGAATATTTGTAAGGAGCGGTTCCTCCTGCTGCATTTATTGTAACAGTATTGTTTGAAATGTCGATGTTTGAAATAACCGGCTGTTCTGAAGCATATACTTTTACAGTCTGTCTGGCTGTACATTCTCCTGTTTTCAAATCTACCCAGTAAGTTCCTACGGTTACATTATTGATGCTCTGGGTTGTTGCCCCGGTATTCCATTTATAGGCAGTAAATCCTGGGCCCGCATCTAAAGTCGTCGTATCTTCCATACAGATAATCTTATCTTCAAGAAGGCTTGAATATACCGGAGGAAGAACTACCAAAGTAATTTTCGCTACTCTGAAACATCCGTTCGCATTGGTTACCCTTACGAAAACAACCCCATTGGGAGCGATATAATTTGTAGGATTTTGAATCTGATTTGTTCCGTTTTGCGCATCCGTAAGCGACGGATAATATTTTTTGGTAATACCCGGTGTACTTGTTACGATAGCAGTTGTTAAATCAAATAACGCCTTTGCCGGAGTTGCTGTTATAAAGCATGATCTTAAAGTCGCCTCATTTACATCAGGACTTGCGGACACTGTAAACGTTAGGGTTACCTGTTCACAATCTGTAAATTCCGGGTCGTTTCCGCAGAATTTGTAAACGATGGTATCTGTTCCTGCGAATCCGAAAGTCGGGGTATAGATAATAACTCCGTTAGGATCGATAACTACAGTACCGTTCGTCGGAGGTGTTACAATCGTTACGGTACTCGGAACGTACGTCTGGGTAGAATTGGTAAACGATGGAATTACGCTCTGGAATCCTTCGCATACGGTTAATGCTTTTGTCGTTTGGTTAAGACAGGTATATACTTTAAATACCGGAGTAACTACCGGAGCACAGGTTCCTACGACAACGCGCACTGTATAATTTCCTGCCAGCGTCGGCGTAAATGTGTTTGAAGTTGCTCCCGGAATAGCGGTATTATTTCTGAACCACTGATAAGAATCAAACCCGTCATCCACCTCAAGGATCAGACCCGGAATACAATCTCCGGTCTGTTTGGCAATAACCGGGATCGAGGAGAAGCCTGCAAAATAACCACCGTATCCTACAACACCACTACCTCCGGAAATACCGGCTGTAACGGCTTTTGTTGAAGTAATCGTCATATTTCCCGTAACATTCGGTACAGAGTAGGAAACCCAGTTGTTGGTTCCCGTTACGTTATAGGGTCCCTGAGCGGCGGTAGGAGTAGCTCCATTTACTGTAACGGCAGCCCCCTTTTCGGTAAGAATATTTAATTTTACGTTATTCGTCGTAGGCGGAAGAATGTTAATCATTCCGATTTCATCAATTTTTCTCGGTAAATAACAGTTCAATGGCGGAATATAATTAAATCCGATCGTTGCATTGCTGTTGGCAACCCCTGCCAGTAGCTGATAAACATATACATTCTTTGTAGTCTTAATGTACATATTATAATGATTATTCCCCTGATTAATGTAATTGGTATTGTTTACTTCATTTACCCTGTAGCTCTGTCCTTCATTAAGAACAGCTGCCGGGGTGGTCCCTGCATTGATATATACTTCAGTATTGTCTTCTGTTGCTACGATCAGGGCATCTTCCATTCTTTTGCTAATGTCGCCGTTTCCTTTTACCACTACAAATTCATTTCCAAGCCTGTCGGTAGGCACGGACTGGTCCATGACAGTATCCGATCCGTCATAGAAAGAACCTGTTGCAATGGCGAACTGTCCGTTGAAATTTCCGTTGGTAACCGAAACCGGTTTGTTGGCAACTATTTTGGCACCAAGGAATGCTTTTTTATTGGCTGCGGTATTTCCTACCCCTTCTATTATGTATGACTGTCCTTTATTTAAAGTAAAAGTTAATGTCGGATTTGTAACCCCTGTCCAACCATTGGTAAATACGGTATTAGGAGAATATCCGGAAACCGTAACGGTTGTATTGTCTTCCGTTGCCATGATTCCCGCCATGAAATTAAGAAGCGTGGAGGATGCAGATCCTGTTGTAATATTTTCTATCGGAGATACCACAGCATAAAATTTCGTCCCGATTCCTGCTTTTCCTTTTGAAGTAAGGATTTCTCCATGGCTCGTTACAGAAAAACGCAGTGTGGCATAATAAGGACGTGTACCTTTGGTATATAATCCTTTACTGATTGGTGTAAACAAATCCGACTCCGCGGAAGTAATGATGGCTGCCAAAGGAACCGTGAATGTCTGTGGGCTTCCTTTGCTGATCGTTACAGTACCAATCAAAACATTGTTGCTGAATATCTGTACAGGAAACGGTGTTGTTGAATCCGTAGAGAAATATAAAGCTTGTTGCGGGCTGGAGAGAACAGAGCTTCTGGCTGCCATTGGAGCAAACCAGTGATCTGTATCCCTTTGCGCAAAAATTGTATTAATTCCGAAGAGAATCAACACAAGCGATAATAAAATTTTATTCATAAATATGGAATATGGATTTTTGCAAAAATAGTAGAAAATTGTATTAAGTATTCAATTAATTGCTGAAAATTACAATCTTGTTTACAAAAAAACCACGATTTTAAATCGTGGTTTTAAGAATTCTCCTGCAAAAGATCTTTAGTTTATATTTTTTACCATGATCCAGCCGGTGTATTTTATTGGGGTCTTTTCTTTGTTCGGTTCATTCCAGTTGATGTGGTACCAGTAGGTTCCGGTGGAAATTTTCTTATCAAAATGTCTTCCGTCCCATTTGTAATTATTGAATTTATTCCCTGTGAAAATCTTATTTCCGTATCGATCGTAGATTACAAAGCTAAGGTTTTCTTTATATGCCAATTCGCTGTAATCGATATAATCATTTTTATTATCACCGTTTGGCGTAATAGCATTTACTAAATTCGGTACGGTAACTTCCACGGAAATCGGTGTACAGTTATAAAAATCTTTTACATAGAATATATGCTGCCCCCTGGAAAGCCCGGTGAATACGTTGGAATCCTGCCAGTTTGTAGGGGAATCCACTGCGTATTGGTAAGGAGATTTACCACCTTTTACATGAACAGTTGCCGTATTATTGGAAATTTCAATCTCTGAAATCACTGGCTCTTCTGCTTTTTTAACACTTACAAGCTGCTTAACAGAACATCCGTCGGCTTTTAGAATTACCCAGTAATTTCCTACAGCTACTCCGGTTATTACCTGTGTAGTAGCACCGGTACTCCAAAGGTAGGATTGGTAGCCAGATCCTGCATCAAGACTTGTTCTAGCATCGATACAAATGGTTTTGTCTGCAAGAACAGTAGATCTCTTCGGAGGAATTACAACGAGGTTTACTTTCGCAATTGCGTAACATCCGTTTGAATTATATACTCTAACATATACGGTTCCGTTTCCTGAAATATAAGCTGACGATAGAGTATTTAAGATTTCATTGGTCGCATTGCTGGCATCAACAAAAGTAGGATAATACTTTTTAGTGATAGGCGTTTCTGCTGAAACATTTGCCGTCGAAAGATTGAACGCAGCTTTTGTTTCGTCTGTCTCAAGGAAACATTCCCTGATTGTTGCTTCCGTTACTACAGGCGTAGGAAGGAAATCCAAAGTGATCTTCGCCGTTCCGGTACAGCCTTCATTAGTCGTTACTTTTACATAAACAAAGCCGGCTCCTGAAAGATAATTTGTAATATTTGTTGTGATTTCATTGGTTCCTGCATTTAGTGCAGTCAGTGTCGGATAGAATTTCTTAACTACAGGGCTATATGTCGTTACATTAGCGGCTGTCAGGTCAAAGAATCCTTTGCCGTTATACTGACATGCTTTAATCGTTGTATCCGTTAAAATAAATGGTACAACGGTTAGATTTAGGGTGACTTGTTCACAGTCAACGAATTCCGGTGCATTTCCACAGAATTTATATACAATAGTATCGGGTCCTAAATATCCTGGGTTTGGAATATAAGTGATCTGGCCTGATCCATTGATGGTTGCCGTTCCGTGGGTAGGCTGCGTAATAATAGTTACGGTGCTGGCTACCGGCGT from Chryseobacterium sp. SORGH_AS_0447 includes these protein-coding regions:
- a CDS encoding DUF6759 domain-containing protein; its protein translation is MNTKDVKAFLILFAVVALNSCEATHHKTVSTPVRRSAPAISNTGTRTTPANQTEIEYQTLSKTYKSETAAVLTDILNGSADQDKTSVTVENKSRCNMVLTISGNNYFKKVPIAAGKIGAVMVPKNQNYNLSGMVCNAVYQKTKFVSGPHRTAVSN
- a CDS encoding DUF6759 domain-containing protein produces the protein MKKLLIFFSAMLFLNLSAQSKGKDYSNILRSKSIYEINAFLRDAHPDDPRRSVLKPRVMEMMKEYIKNAKPGDLKVRQMQDWLAMLKRRPSTKISFDEMNAIIKQKQIAKYQKELQVGQAAIVYTPSNPKNVYVAPAVVATATVSAIPDTEAAEFNMLMSENPAEHKNKTVKILNSLFDNDPNAKECIVMIENKSDCNIIVRIEGIGTTKYRLPVPSHGDNSIVVEKGDYLFTSIVCGAQYASQKTIQKPLMVALGSSLKK
- the rpsI gene encoding 30S ribosomal protein S9 yields the protein MSTVHKIGRRKTSVARVYVKPGTGNITVNGKDAKEYFSTDVMVYKLNQPFILSETVGQYDVTVNVFGGGNTGQAEAIRLGISRALCEINAEFRLALKPAGLLTRDARMVERKKPGQKKARKRFQFSKR
- the trmB gene encoding tRNA (guanosine(46)-N7)-methyltransferase TrmB, whose amino-acid sequence is MGKNKLARFAENKTLPNVIQPTREEALNGFDLKGRWRTDFFKNENPIVLELGCGKGEYTVGLAKTFTDKNFIGIDIKGARFWFGAKEAVENGMHNVAFLRTQIELVDYFFGENEVDEIWITFPDPQIKYKRTKHRLTHPDFLNRYKKFLKPGGIIHLKTDSEFLHGYTLGYLQGAGYEILTAHHDIYGAVEYNPDTPHLKDIRTYYEELFSAKGKTITYIKFKIN
- the rpsB gene encoding 30S ribosomal protein S2, with translation MAKANVKDLLEAGVHFGHMTRKWNPNMAPYIFMEKNGIHIVDLHKTAVKLDEACSALEKLTSAGKKVLFVATKKQAKEVVAKHASELNMPYITERWPGGMLTNFVTIRKAVKKMNSIDKMKKDGTFETLSKKERLQVDRQRANLEKNLGSISDMVRLPSAIFVVDIMREHIAVTEAKKLGIPVFGIVDTNSDPRKVDFVIPGNDDASKSIDMILNIVSDSIKEGQSQRKADKEKSKEEGEVVSADKDADFDAE
- a CDS encoding DUF6759 domain-containing protein, with translation MKKITLIISLCSLLTSCKVNSSESAFQNILESKSIPEIEYFLKTCHPDDPRKSVLKPKLIALKNTEWTKEGKNAHPMEARPVISEIPSHIMNGSNSSEAEEYKRLLASTSKEHQDKTVKLLNAMFNEDITSKEVILLFRNNSDCNLVVRISGKDFYNMAVPAKSENFIVVNKGNYTLASNVCDILYSSKKDLNKSMFLTINNPVRTIK